The nucleotide sequence CCATCCATTATTCTTCCATTTCCTGCTATTCCTGATTTTCACGGGTAGTACAGGTTTAGGCGTTTTGGCCTTCTCCCTGCTTCTCAACCACTGGCCTTACGTCCGAGGCGTCAGCATCACCACCAACCCCATCGATCATTCGCTCGAAATAAGACTTCGTGATCGGTCCCTGACATTGCGGGAAGGCGATATAGAAAGAATTGAGGCAGTGGTCCATAAAGCAAGATTAGGTTTGTCTTATCGAATTTACTACCTCACCAATGGCGACCGATTTCTGTTAGCGGAGAGCGTACGTTGGGATATAATCGACGAATACTTCCCCAAAATTCCATTTTCAGCCAGCTACTCCTACTTTGGTTTCATCAAAAAAGGATTGTTACCTTAATTTTTCCGAACTTTGCAGCCCGAATTTCGCTTCATACTAAGCGATTTACATAAAAAGCATCCGGCCTGGGGCTTATCGCCTGCGGCATACTTATGAAAACCAAAGGAATACGTACTAATAAAGTCAACATTGTCACGCTGGGTTGCTCCAAAAACCTGGTGGACTCGGAAGTACTTTACACCCAATTGAAAGGCAACGGCTACAACGTGGCACACGAATCCAAAAAAGACGATGCGCAGATCGTGGTCATCAATACCTGCGGCTTCATCGATGGAGCTAAGGAAGAATCCATCGACACTATCCTGCGCTACGCCGACGCCAAAGCAGCGGGTGTAGTGGATAAAGTGTACGTGACGGGCTGCCTGTCGCACCGCTACAAGGACGAACTGGCCCTGGAAATTCCGACGGTAGATGCTTGGTTCGGTACCAACGAGCTACCCCGCCTGCTCAAAACCCTGAAAGCCGACTATAAGCATGAATTGGTCGGTGAGCGGCTACTCACCACGCCCACGCACTACGCCTACCTCAAAATTGCCGAGGGCTGTGACCGCCCGTGCAGTTTTTGTGCCATTCCGCTCATGCGCGGCGGCCATGTGTCAAGGCCCATCGAAGAATTAGTGACCGAAGCAAAGTCATTGGCCCGACGGGGTACCAAAGAACTGATTCTCATCGCCCAGGACCTGACTTATTACGGACTTGATATTTATAAGAAAAGGAACTTATCTGACCTCCTCGCCCGGCTGTCAGATGTGGAAGGTATTGAGTGGATCCGGCTGCAATATGCATACCCGGCGGGTTTTCCGATGGATATATTGGATGTGATGCAGGAGCGGAGCAATATCTGCAAGTACCTCGACATGCCCTTGCAATCGGGCTCGACGGAAATTCTGAAAGCCATGCGGCGCGGCATTACCCGCGAGAAAACCGAAGCGCTGATCGAAACCATCCGCGAGAAGGTACCCGGTATCGCGCTTCGCACTACGCTCATCGTGGGCCATCCCGGTGAAACGGAAGCACTTTTTGACGAAACCTACGACTTTGTGGAAAAAATGCGCTTTGACCGGTTGGGTGCTTTCCAGTACTCTCACGAGGACAATACGCACTCGCATACCATGCCCGACGATGTACCCGCCGAAATCAAGCAGGAACGCGCCGATGCCCTCATGGAACTACAGCAGGGTATTTCGTGGGAATTGAACCAAGAGAAAATCGGACAAACCCACAAGGTACTCTTTGACCGTAAGGAAGGTGGCTATTTCATTGGCCGTACTCAGTTTGATTCACCCGAGGTGGATAATGAGGTATTGGTACCTGCCCAACACTATGTGCGTCTGGGTGATTATGCCCGGGTTCAGATCACATCCGCAGAGGAATTTGATTTGTATGGTAATGTAGTGAGCTAGGGTTGGCAGTTTAGGCGTTGTTTTTAATTTTGCAGAATCTTTTTCAACTATCATCTTTATAATCACCTAAGTGTTACAACGCGTACAATCCATATTTCTGGCGATCGTGGCTATTGCCATGGGTATTTTCGTTGCTTTCCCTCTTTGGCATAAAGTTGCGATGGATGGTATACAGGAAGCCTCTATGA is from Salmonirosea aquatica and encodes:
- the rimO gene encoding 30S ribosomal protein S12 methylthiotransferase RimO, with the translated sequence MKTKGIRTNKVNIVTLGCSKNLVDSEVLYTQLKGNGYNVAHESKKDDAQIVVINTCGFIDGAKEESIDTILRYADAKAAGVVDKVYVTGCLSHRYKDELALEIPTVDAWFGTNELPRLLKTLKADYKHELVGERLLTTPTHYAYLKIAEGCDRPCSFCAIPLMRGGHVSRPIEELVTEAKSLARRGTKELILIAQDLTYYGLDIYKKRNLSDLLARLSDVEGIEWIRLQYAYPAGFPMDILDVMQERSNICKYLDMPLQSGSTEILKAMRRGITREKTEALIETIREKVPGIALRTTLIVGHPGETEALFDETYDFVEKMRFDRLGAFQYSHEDNTHSHTMPDDVPAEIKQERADALMELQQGISWELNQEKIGQTHKVLFDRKEGGYFIGRTQFDSPEVDNEVLVPAQHYVRLGDYARVQITSAEEFDLYGNVVS